In Caldalkalibacillus salinus, the genomic window TCCATAATTCTCTAGGTATGTCAGTTTGGAGACCACATCCGTCACCCTCACCGTTAATAAAACCAGACCTGTGCTCCATTTTAATAAGAGCATCGACCGTGTGTAGGATGTTTTGATGTGTCGGTTTTCCATCTTTGTTGACGACAGCGATAATACCACAGCTGTCATGCTCTACATGATGGAAATCTTTAAACTGACTTGGGTTCCACCTTTCACTCATACAACTGGTCAGCTAGTCTGACCTTCACCTCCTGTAAGATTAATTGACAAGTATCTCAATAATAGCATGAAAATTCAGACCTAACAAGTCGAAAACGACTATTTATTCAAATGTAAGCGTTTTTATACATGAATAAATACTTAATTTGGTGGTTAAAACCTGTATTTATAATTTGGCTACTGCATAACTATGCAATCATGTAAGCGTTTTCTTTGTATATAAATTAATGTCCTAATAACGGTCTGTACGTGAAGTTTCCCTTAAGAGATAAAGATCGTTTTATGACTAAATAAAAACTGAATAACAGATAACCGTAAGTCCTCATTAACCAATGAAATTATATTCTAACATAAAAAAGCCCCAAGCATAAAAAATCAGCATGGAGCTTTTTGCATTATGATTAGGCTTATAAAATTACGTCCTTGAAGCCATCCCCACTAAAGACACTGTCAACCGCTTCTAAAGTATCTGCTATGTCTTGTTGAGTATGGGCAGTCGTGATAAACCAAGCTTCGTACTTAGAAGGCGCAAGGTTAATGCCGTGTTGAAGCATGCCTTTGAAGAAAGTGGCAAACATTTCTCCGTCACTCTTCTCCGCGCCTTCATAATCTGTGACATGATCCACACCAAAGTAAACGGTGAATGCCCCACAGATACGGTTGATACTTAGGGGGATGCGATGTTTTTCAGCTAGTGTGAGGATACCATCCTCAAGTTGAGAACCCAACTCATCCAAATAATCATAAGTACCCTGTTCTTGTAATACTTCTAGGCAAGCAATGCCGCTGGAGATAGAAGCTGGATTTCCAGCCATGGTTCCAGCTTGATAAGCCGGACCGAGAGGCGCAACCTGCTCCATAATGTCTTTTTTTCCACCGTACGCCCCGATCGGTAAGCCTCCACCAATAATCTTACCGAGCGCAGTCATGTCAGGTTCAACGCCAAGTAAGTTTTGGGCACCACCATACATGAACCTGAATGCCGTGATGACCTCATCGTATATCACTAAGGCACCCGCTTCGTGAGTCAGACGATTGACTTCCTCTAAGAAACCTTCCTTGGGGGCGACGATACCAAAGTTACCTACGATAGGTTCTACTAAGACAGCAGCGATGTCATCTCCCCATTTTTCTAAAGCAGCTTTATATGCATCTATATTATTAAAAGGAACCGTTATAACATCCTGAGCGATATTCTGAGGAATCCCAGCGCTATCAGGAATACCTAATGTAGAGGGGCCCGACCCCGCAGCCACAAGCACGAGATCAGAGTGCCCATGGTAACAACCAGAAAACTTAATAATTTTATCTCTATTCGTGAAAGCTCGGGCTACTCTAATTGTTGTCATGACCGCTTCAGTTCCAGAGTTAACAAATCTGATTCTCTCCATAGAGGGTATAGCGTCACGAATCATATGACCAAATTGAATCTCTAACTGAGTCGGTGTTCCGTATAGCACTCCTTT contains:
- a CDS encoding glutamate-1-semialdehyde 2,1-aminomutase, with amino-acid sequence MNHSRSEALYEQALDVILGGVNSPSRAYKGVGGGTPIFMSHAQGAYFWDEDDNRYIDYLGAYGPIITGHAHPHITEAISRAAQKGVLYGTPTQLEIQFGHMIRDAIPSMERIRFVNSGTEAVMTTIRVARAFTNRDKIIKFSGCYHGHSDLVLVAAGSGPSTLGIPDSAGIPQNIAQDVITVPFNNIDAYKAALEKWGDDIAAVLVEPIVGNFGIVAPKEGFLEEVNRLTHEAGALVIYDEVITAFRFMYGGAQNLLGVEPDMTALGKIIGGGLPIGAYGGKKDIMEQVAPLGPAYQAGTMAGNPASISSGIACLEVLQEQGTYDYLDELGSQLEDGILTLAEKHRIPLSINRICGAFTVYFGVDHVTDYEGAEKSDGEMFATFFKGMLQHGINLAPSKYEAWFITTAHTQQDIADTLEAVDSVFSGDGFKDVIL